In Natronomonas halophila, one DNA window encodes the following:
- a CDS encoding GNAT family N-acetyltransferase, whose amino-acid sequence MQFSDELEFSHRDRKDIYEYIERYGTVDYEEARRSLDMSPEAFGHHVAVLRRDGIITRTDDEELRVAFEDESEETYVDEGLEVTIRQAREDDLTGLVGAIREAISDKTYIEGETVADIVESENVLLRHNELQKRVFFVATVHGDVVGWVHINAPEVEKLEHTAELTVGVIDEYRGHGIGSKLLDHGVDWALDNNFEKLYNSVPSTNEDAIEFLESRGWETEATRKKHYKIGDEYVDEVMMAKMLA is encoded by the coding sequence ATGCAGTTCTCCGACGAACTCGAATTCAGTCACCGGGACCGCAAGGACATCTACGAGTACATCGAGCGGTACGGGACCGTCGACTACGAGGAGGCTCGTCGGTCGCTGGATATGAGTCCGGAGGCCTTCGGCCACCACGTGGCGGTACTCCGTCGGGACGGGATTATCACCCGGACGGACGACGAGGAACTCCGGGTCGCCTTCGAGGACGAAAGCGAGGAGACCTACGTCGACGAGGGACTGGAGGTAACGATTCGACAGGCCCGCGAGGACGACCTGACCGGATTGGTCGGCGCGATTCGGGAGGCCATCTCGGATAAGACCTATATCGAGGGCGAAACCGTCGCCGACATCGTCGAAAGCGAGAACGTCCTGCTTCGGCACAACGAACTGCAGAAACGCGTCTTCTTCGTCGCGACGGTCCACGGCGACGTGGTCGGGTGGGTCCACATCAACGCCCCCGAAGTCGAGAAGCTCGAACACACCGCGGAGTTGACCGTCGGCGTCATCGACGAGTATCGGGGCCACGGCATCGGGTCGAAACTGCTCGACCACGGCGTCGACTGGGCGCTGGATAACAACTTCGAGAAACTCTACAACAGCGTCCCCTCGACCAACGAGGACGCCATCGAATTCCTCGAATCCCGCGGCTGGGAGACCGA